CTCGTTTCCATTATCAAGGACACATTCCAAGTTGAAACGGAGGAAGCAATCGAAAAGGCCGCAAAAATCCATGACAATACAGTGGTAGAATTTGTCGACCTCTCCCAAAAAATAGAAGCGACAACAGGGGACGAACTCAGCCACTACGTGCAAGCCCTGAAATTCCAGATGCGGGCCAATATTATCTGGAGCACTGAAGAGACGACCCGGTATCCGCACATCTACGCCAAAGGAAAACCTAGTTCGTCACCAGTTCAGGAAGCGTCACGATAAATCGGGCCCCCAAATCTACTTTACTGTCCACATGTATGTCACCCCGGAGTTTGTGTACCAGTTCCCTGGTGATGTACAATCCGATCCCGATCCCATTCTGATTTCCGGTTGATTTTTCCGTTACGAATGGATTGAAAATCTTTGAAATCAGGCTTTCACTGATGCCCACCCCTTTGTCCTGTACAACAATCCGCCAAGAACGGCCGGGGAGACATTCCAATTGGAGAAGAATGCTATTCCCATTGGCATGTTTTATGGCATTGCTAATCAGGTTATGAGATATTTGGAGGAGTTTCAAACGATCAGTCGTGATGTATTGAGGAAGTGATTCATCGACAACCAGGGTAATGCTGGTATTCTTTTCCAGGGCAATCAGATCAGTGGTTCTGACCAGGTTAATGAAGAGCGCTTTGATGTCTACGCGCTCGATAAACAGGTCGTTTTTTAATCCCAATTCAAGGTAAGACCAGCTCAGTACATTATTAATCAATAGCTGCAAGTCGTTTGAAGCGCTTTTGACTATGCCCAATAATTCTTTTATATCAGCGTGTCGGTTATCACGTTCTAATCGGTCTAATTGTCGAATCAGAGAGAACTGGCCCGTGAAGAAGTTGTTCACCTCATGACAGGCAGAAGAGATGAATTTGACTTTTTCTTCACCAGCGATAGTTTCCTCTATGAGGTCCTCTTCGACCTTCTGCGCATGGGCCCGTAATTCTTTTAGTACATGGTTGTACCTCTTCGAGTACATTGCGAAAGTAATGATCACAAGGAAGATGATGACTGCATTGGCAGACCATCTTATGCAAAGAGCGATGCCGCTGGTAAAAGGAATGGGTTTTATGACTTGATATGAGTAGTTGTATTCCAATAAAATTATCAGAAGAAGAACCAGAGCAACACACAGCATTTTTGTTTTGAGGTCTTTGAAAACAAAGAGGGCAGAAGAAATTAGATATACTAGCATTAAATCGGCGTTGAGTATTCTGCCAATAATGCAACCGTAATACAAAGTTGTACAACAAAATGTCAAAAAGATGAACAATGCTGCAGCGCTGTGCCTATGGCGATGATTTAATAAAATCGGTACCGTCAGTAGCCCTGTTTCAACAATAACCCCTCCCAGCATTAACATATTCTGTGTGATCAGAGAATAAAAGCCTCCGACACCCAAACATAAGGTGGCATTTACTAGGGTGATTGCATTGATTCCGATGCAGATTGCCTTTTGGGGATCATATTCCTTTAGCCCCCCGGTACCCACATAAACTAGTGACCTTATTTTCTTCATTGTACCTTATTCGATGATTTACAGAATAAGAAGCCCTAGCTCAGCGCCAGTTCTGGAAAGGTGACGGTAAAACACGCACCAGCGTTCAATTGACTGCGCACTGATATATCACCATGGAGCTGGTCTACCAGTTTCCGGGTGATATAAAGCCCAAGCCCAATGCCATTAATGTTTCCTTTAGATTTTTCAGTGACAAATGGGTTGAATATCCTTTGTAGTAAGCTTTCGCTGATGCCGACCCCGTTGTCCTGGACAATCATCCTCCAGCCGTTGGGCAATTTTTCCAATTTCAGTATTACATCCTTCTCATCGGCGTGCTTAATCGCATTATTTAACAAATTATGGGTAATTTGAAGCAGCTTTAATCGGTCTGAGGGTAGAAACGCGGGAAGTGATTCATCAACCAGGAAGATGAGTCTCGTATTTTTTTCAAGAGCAATGAATTCGTTAGCCCTGATCATGTTCGCAAGTAAGGCCTTGATATCCAAGAGCTCGATATAGGGTTCGTCTGTCACCTGCATTTCGAACATCGACCAGCTCAATGCGTTTTTTATCAACAACTGCATATTTTCGCTATAACCTTCGATTATTGTCAAGATTTCCTTGATATCAGCATGACGGTTTTGATTTTCCAGAATACTGAGCCTCCGAATAAGGGATGACTGCCCGGAAAAGAAGTTGTTGACTTCGTGATAGGTTGTGGAGATAAATTTTACCTTGTTTTCGTTTGATATTTCTTCCTCCTGCAGGTTTTTTTCAACCTGGGATGTATAATGTCTCAGCTTTAGCAAGTTCAGCAAAACCCGACTATACCTTTTGGCAAACATGGTGAAGGTTAACGCAGTTAGGAGCAAAGTGACAGCGAACACAGACCACTTTACAAATCCTTCTAATGCCTTAGATGGGAGGGTCATCGTGGGGATGAGGTGGTGAGCGTAATTGTAATTGAGGAGTGCGACGAATCCAAAATTAATTGCAATGCAAATCGCTAAAGTAATACCCCGGAAAAGAAAAAAGGCGACGGAAAATGAATAGACCAACATTAAAGTGGCATTGTCCATCTCCTTCCCGATGACGGAGCCATAGTAAAAGGTAGTTATGCACATGAGGAGATATAAGGAGAGACTCGCAATAAAGTATCTTTTTTTGAAATTGGCCAGGATGGGGATAGATAAAAAGGTGGTCTCTATGAGGACCCCTCCCAACATGAGCAGATTTCGGCTGAGCAGTGTAAAGAGCCCTCCTACCAATATGCACAATGTCGCATTGACCAAAACCATTACGTTTACCCCGAAACAAATCGCCTTTTGTGGATCATGCTCCTGCAGATCCGAACAGCCAGCATACAATAGCTTCCTTATTAATCCCATGTTCGTGAATATTTTATAAAATCCCAAACCGTTTAAGCTTAATCAGGTTGAAGCTCAATCACTAACAACGAAGTAAGCCGTCATCTGCTGCGTGAGGATTGCCTTGCTGAGGAGCACGTACTTATAAAGGAGTCATTTTCAAACTAATATCTATATTTTCAAAAGTGGCTTCCATAAGTCATCTACTCCTAGGACCAGTCTAAAAACAAATGAAAGGGAGTGGTTAACCCATCAAAGTGAATTTTTTATTTAAATGGCTTATTTTACAGTCATCGCCCGGAATTGCCCCAAGCTAATAAACACCACCTCGATATGAGACAATTCCTAATTCCCCATTTACACTGTCCCTTCCCAGTTGCCGTACACCCGCAAGTAGACGAAATTGAGAGCCATACCAATCAATGGGTATTGGATTTCGGTCTTATCGAAGATTCGGAAACGCAGGAAAATTTTAAAGCCAGCAAATTTGGTCACTTTATAGGGAGAAGTTTTCCCAAAGCGGAGTTCACAACTGTCGCTGCATGGTCCGACCTTAATGCCCTGCTATTCATTGTTGACGACCAAATCGATGGGGGAGGTCTGATAAAAAATGAAGCTGAATTCTTCTCCTATACGAAAGCTTTTTTTGAGGTATTGGATATGAACCGGACTTGCACCCTAAGAGAAGACAGGCCCACATTGGCAGCACTTAGCGACTTCTGGTTACGGATCCGAAAACTTACCAATGCTCGCTGGCAACAGAAATTTATCAAAGGTTGCAAGGATATGTTTGATGGGGGGTACTGGCAGTTTCAGCACTTGCTCATGCGTAAAAAGCCAAGTTTAGATGAATATTTTCAACAGCGGCAGTATTTCGGCGCGGCGCATTTGAGTACTGACGCATTAGAAGGCATCGCAGGAATAGACGTGCCTCAGTTTATTCTTGACGAGCCCATTATCCAACGGTTAACGGAACTATGTAGAAATGCAATATGCTTTTCGAACGATCTCTTTTCATTGGCCAAGGAAATCGAGGAAAAGAATAACGGCGGCGAGTTCAATCTGGTATTCATCCTGAAAGAAAAATATAACCTTACACTTAGTGAAGCCATTCAACTGGCAGCTGATATTCATGATGATACGGTTAATGAATTCCTTGAACTATCCGGCGGGATATTCAAATATGGTGACCGCTTTAATATAATTTTAAAAGAATACGTTGACGCCCTTGGAATATTGATGCGGGGCAACATTGAATGGAGTACCAAGGACACCGCACGGTATCCGCATACTTATACCTTTGAAAAGATCTCGGTATGAAAATTTATAAGATTCCGGAACTCTACTGTCCCTTCCCATCGGAAATTCACCCCAATATGGCTGAAATCGAAGCACATACAAACCAGTGGGTCCAGGACTTTGATTTAATTAGTAGTGAGGAGATGTTTCAGAAGTACCGAAGTCAGAAGTTTTCGAATATGATTGCCCGAAGCTATCCGTATGGCGACTTTGAGGACCTGGCGGCCTGGTGCAACGTGAATACGCTATTGTTTATAGTTGATGATAATTTCGACGAAGGGAACGAAATAAGGGATATTGCTTCATTTACATATTTTGTAGATGGACTTCTTGACGTCCTTGAAAGAGGCCGGCGTTGCACTGTCAAAAAGGACGGCCCGATTTTAGCAGCGTTGGATGATTTTTGGCAGAGCATGCAATTCAGGAGTAGTGATATATGGAAACAAAAATTTATTCAGGGAATAAAAGATACTTTCGAAGGTGGCCTTTGGCAGTTCAAACATGCTATTAAGAGCGAACTTCCAAATTTGAACGAGTATTTTGCTATGCGTCAGTATTTGGGGGCAGCAAACCTTGCCACTGAATCATTGGAGGTAACAGGGAAAGTCCAACTTTCGGAACCAATTTATAAGTCCCCGGTGGTCCACAAATTGACCGAGATTGCTCGAAATACGGTTTGTTTTGCCAACGATCTTTTTTCTCTTAGTAAAGAAATTGCAAGGGGGTCGGGAAATGCCTCCGAATTTAATTTGGTCTCCATTTTGAAGCGCAAAGACCAATTGAGCACTGAAGATGCCATAAAAGATGTGGCCGCCATTCATGATAATGAAATAAGAAAATTCATCCAGTTGGCAGAAAGAGCATTAGTCTATGATTCAAGGACCAATGAACAACTAAGTCGATATATTTCTTGCCTGCAGCATTTTATGAAGGGGAACATCGTGTGGAGCACCACTGAATCTTCAAGATACCCTCACGTTTATGGATAGCTCCATCTTCACCGGCACCTTCCAGTATGAAGCGATGATTTATGGTTTGAAAATCAAATAGATATGACTTCGGAAGCAGGAAACTGGAATGAACTCAATCCGGCACACTAATATTACTAAATATTTATTTTTATTCCCGCCGTAACGGCTACCTCGTTATTTACCTACATTCGCCGCCAAAACTAACAATTTTGCTTAGTGTCAAGGATTTAAAGGATGGTGACGCCATATACTTCAAAGAAGTATTTGACCAATACCATCAAAAACTTTATTTCTTCATCCTCAGCAAAACGAAATCCGAATATATCGCAGAAGAAGTCGTACAAATGGCATTTACCAAACTTTGGCAATGCCGCCACACTTTGCAGGAAGAATACGCCATTTCCACGCAGTTGTTCAGGATAGCCCATACGATACTTATTGATTTTCTGCGAAAGTATAACCATACGGATGCGGTAACGACTCGTCTGGATACGCTAAGTATTGACAGGGGGATTGACAGTACAACGGAAAAAATGCGGGAGGCCGAATTGCAAAAGAGAATATCGGAAGCGGTGAATGATTTGCCCCCTATAAGAAAGCAGGTATTTGCCATGAGCCGTGAACAAGGGATGACCTATAGAGAAATTGCCGAAACCCTGTCTGTTTCTTCCAAAACGGTGGAAGCACATATTTACAAGGCGTTGAAGCAGATAAAAAAGTATATAGTTTGACAACAGAAGAAACCATAATGAACGAAGAAGAGTGGGACAACTTTCAGCCCAACCAGGTGTTATCGCCCGATATATCCGACAAGTTGTGGAATAACATAGACAGGAATACGGCTACTCCTTTTAATTTCAGGTGGATAGCTGTGGCAGCCTCGGTGGTAATGGTGGTCGGTCTGTCCTGGTATTTTATTGCAAAAAGAACAAGCACTGCGGCTTTTGCCACAAAAAAGAACAACA
This sequence is a window from Dinghuibacter silviterrae. Protein-coding genes within it:
- a CDS encoding sensor histidine kinase — translated: MKKIRSLVYVGTGGLKEYDPQKAICIGINAITLVNATLCLGVGGFYSLITQNMLMLGGVIVETGLLTVPILLNHRHRHSAAALFIFLTFCCTTLYYGCIIGRILNADLMLVYLISSALFVFKDLKTKMLCVALVLLLIILLEYNYSYQVIKPIPFTSGIALCIRWSANAVIIFLVIITFAMYSKRYNHVLKELRAHAQKVEEDLIEETIAGEEKVKFISSACHEVNNFFTGQFSLIRQLDRLERDNRHADIKELLGIVKSASNDLQLLINNVLSWSYLELGLKNDLFIERVDIKALFINLVRTTDLIALEKNTSITLVVDESLPQYITTDRLKLLQISHNLISNAIKHANGNSILLQLECLPGRSWRIVVQDKGVGISESLISKIFNPFVTEKSTGNQNGIGIGLYITRELVHKLRGDIHVDSKVDLGARFIVTLPELVTN
- a CDS encoding terpene synthase family protein, coding for MRQFLIPHLHCPFPVAVHPQVDEIESHTNQWVLDFGLIEDSETQENFKASKFGHFIGRSFPKAEFTTVAAWSDLNALLFIVDDQIDGGGLIKNEAEFFSYTKAFFEVLDMNRTCTLREDRPTLAALSDFWLRIRKLTNARWQQKFIKGCKDMFDGGYWQFQHLLMRKKPSLDEYFQQRQYFGAAHLSTDALEGIAGIDVPQFILDEPIIQRLTELCRNAICFSNDLFSLAKEIEEKNNGGEFNLVFILKEKYNLTLSEAIQLAADIHDDTVNEFLELSGGIFKYGDRFNIILKEYVDALGILMRGNIEWSTKDTARYPHTYTFEKISV
- a CDS encoding sensor histidine kinase — protein: MGLIRKLLYAGCSDLQEHDPQKAICFGVNVMVLVNATLCILVGGLFTLLSRNLLMLGGVLIETTFLSIPILANFKKRYFIASLSLYLLMCITTFYYGSVIGKEMDNATLMLVYSFSVAFFLFRGITLAICIAINFGFVALLNYNYAHHLIPTMTLPSKALEGFVKWSVFAVTLLLTALTFTMFAKRYSRVLLNLLKLRHYTSQVEKNLQEEEISNENKVKFISTTYHEVNNFFSGQSSLIRRLSILENQNRHADIKEILTIIEGYSENMQLLIKNALSWSMFEMQVTDEPYIELLDIKALLANMIRANEFIALEKNTRLIFLVDESLPAFLPSDRLKLLQITHNLLNNAIKHADEKDVILKLEKLPNGWRMIVQDNGVGISESLLQRIFNPFVTEKSKGNINGIGLGLYITRKLVDQLHGDISVRSQLNAGACFTVTFPELALS
- a CDS encoding RNA polymerase sigma-70 factor; translated protein: MLSVKDLKDGDAIYFKEVFDQYHQKLYFFILSKTKSEYIAEEVVQMAFTKLWQCRHTLQEEYAISTQLFRIAHTILIDFLRKYNHTDAVTTRLDTLSIDRGIDSTTEKMREAELQKRISEAVNDLPPIRKQVFAMSREQGMTYREIAETLSVSSKTVEAHIYKALKQIKKYIV
- a CDS encoding terpene synthase family protein, encoding MKIYKIPELYCPFPSEIHPNMAEIEAHTNQWVQDFDLISSEEMFQKYRSQKFSNMIARSYPYGDFEDLAAWCNVNTLLFIVDDNFDEGNEIRDIASFTYFVDGLLDVLERGRRCTVKKDGPILAALDDFWQSMQFRSSDIWKQKFIQGIKDTFEGGLWQFKHAIKSELPNLNEYFAMRQYLGAANLATESLEVTGKVQLSEPIYKSPVVHKLTEIARNTVCFANDLFSLSKEIARGSGNASEFNLVSILKRKDQLSTEDAIKDVAAIHDNEIRKFIQLAERALVYDSRTNEQLSRYISCLQHFMKGNIVWSTTESSRYPHVYG